From a region of the Bradyrhizobium sp. KBS0727 genome:
- a CDS encoding efflux RND transporter periplasmic adaptor subunit codes for MSTSRTIRWVLLTAAIAGLGYFGWQKFHGNDHQAQADAQKSAPARVAVPVKIAPVGKADFPVYLTGLGTVQGFNTVLVRTRVDGQINKIAFQEGQFVKEGDTLVEIDPRPFQAALDQATAKKAQDEANLANANLDLQRYTKLGEFATRQQTDTQRSTVAQLTAQIQADAAAIFNAQTQLDYATIKAPISGVVGLRQVDVGNIVNAVTQTGIVSIAQIEPIAVIFTAPEDQLPDIKAALAAAPPKTIALSTDGKRVLSTGTLSLINNQVDTTSGTIRLKAVFDNKDHALWPGQSVSTRLLVATLKDATVVPDDAIQHGTDGLYAFAVTAENKAELRKIKSTRSIDGRSVVDEGLSPGEQVITAGQYKVQPGTLVSTAVASSDPAQTKVKSE; via the coding sequence ATGTCGACATCGCGAACTATCCGCTGGGTGTTACTGACCGCGGCGATCGCCGGGCTGGGCTATTTCGGCTGGCAAAAATTCCACGGCAACGATCATCAGGCCCAGGCTGACGCCCAAAAGAGCGCGCCCGCGCGTGTCGCCGTTCCCGTCAAGATCGCCCCGGTCGGGAAGGCCGACTTTCCGGTCTACCTGACCGGCCTCGGCACCGTGCAGGGCTTCAACACCGTGCTGGTCCGCACCCGGGTCGATGGCCAGATCAACAAGATCGCCTTCCAGGAAGGCCAGTTCGTCAAGGAAGGCGACACGCTGGTCGAGATCGATCCACGGCCGTTCCAGGCAGCCCTCGACCAGGCCACCGCCAAGAAGGCGCAGGACGAAGCCAATCTCGCCAACGCCAATCTCGATCTGCAGCGCTATACCAAGCTCGGCGAATTCGCGACCCGGCAGCAGACCGACACCCAGCGTTCCACCGTAGCCCAGCTGACGGCGCAGATTCAGGCCGACGCGGCGGCGATTTTCAATGCGCAAACCCAGCTCGATTACGCCACCATCAAGGCGCCGATCTCCGGTGTCGTCGGGCTGCGCCAGGTCGACGTCGGCAATATCGTCAACGCCGTGACCCAGACCGGCATCGTGTCCATCGCCCAGATCGAGCCGATCGCCGTGATCTTTACCGCGCCGGAAGACCAGTTGCCGGACATCAAGGCGGCGCTGGCCGCCGCCCCGCCGAAGACCATCGCGCTCTCCACCGACGGCAAGCGTGTGCTGTCGACGGGAACGCTGTCGCTGATCAACAACCAGGTCGATACGACGAGCGGGACTATTCGGCTCAAGGCGGTGTTTGACAACAAGGACCATGCGCTGTGGCCGGGCCAGTCGGTTTCGACCCGGCTTCTGGTCGCAACGCTGAAGGATGCCACCGTGGTACCCGACGATGCCATCCAACATGGCACCGACGGCCTCTATGCCTTCGCGGTCACGGCAGAGAACAAGGCCGAGCTGCGCAAGATCAAGTCGACGCGGTCGATCGACGGACGTTCGGTGGTCGATGAGGGACTGTCGCCCGGCGAACAGGTGATTACGGCCGGCCAGTACAAGGTGCAGCCGGGCACGCTGGTTTCCACGGCGGTGGCAAGTTCGGATCCGGCCCAGACCAAGGTCAAATCGGAATGA
- a CDS encoding TonB-dependent siderophore receptor produces the protein MNKAKAPRSLRFEAAINSVGQTIENNSGKTVSAVAGLIAVASFSGAEAQQTSLPPVTVDAPVARPKPAASKPSADQVRARTALRRAARRSQPAQVAAVPYPNAGGLAADRNPYADASAPYKVDHVQATGKFPEPLLNTPKTITVLSKEVLADENATTLRQAVLSTAGVTLGTGEGGNAFGDRFFIRGFDARNDVFLDGIRDAGVSVRENFFTEQVEILRGPGSTFAGRGTAGGAINIVTKQATTEKSFYNMDTTLGTDSTKRVVLDVNQVISPTFAVRAAGLFQDATVAGRNNSKDDRDGQFITAKWTPLDSVTVYGNYIHTNLHGMPDFGVPYFRPGGTGSSTQQFTSTAGGPYTDFGVNRNTFYGLVFRDYYSIKQDIGTVGGEIMITPDLTLSNKTRYQRSVQDYIGTLPEQPNTLTGLLNLNPQSRYQVTENTANQTELTYKFNTFGWKHTALAGVEVSREISSIDRYTGLSSEALGNQGAPSGTITGASIFYPQYTYFQPTSSPQWTGLPTRVAIDTQSVYAMDSANYNDKIILNGGVRYDNYDVKATGFGTASGQLSPNLWNAQEVRSGMPNFNLGLTLKPMPIGSVYVAYATSTNPVGSEFDGTSAQYGGLAGFLAGNPNQVFGPEKNKAIEVGTKWELFDRHMLVTAALFQTEKDNARESQNVTTAAQAAAIPGCAYTLVSPAPESCISAGAAYRIRGIDLGMGGKITDRWSMMAGLVLMQSEVTNSQLRVTPQPLLYASNVGLPLANVAHQSFSLLTKYQLNDVWELGGQAVYRSKIYGGTFLAANQGTSLPSYWRFDAFAEAKLDKNWTAKLFVANLTNKLYYDALYQSAAPFVLVAPGRSVSMVISARY, from the coding sequence ATGAACAAAGCAAAAGCACCGAGGTCGCTGCGTTTTGAAGCAGCGATCAACTCGGTCGGTCAGACCATCGAAAACAATTCGGGCAAAACGGTTTCCGCGGTCGCAGGATTGATCGCGGTCGCATCGTTTTCGGGCGCCGAAGCGCAGCAAACCAGCCTCCCGCCCGTGACGGTCGATGCCCCGGTCGCTCGGCCGAAGCCTGCCGCCTCGAAGCCTTCGGCGGACCAGGTCCGCGCCCGTACCGCCTTGCGCCGCGCCGCACGCCGCTCGCAGCCGGCGCAGGTTGCTGCCGTGCCGTACCCCAACGCCGGCGGCCTTGCCGCCGACCGTAATCCCTATGCTGACGCCTCAGCGCCCTACAAGGTCGATCACGTGCAGGCGACCGGCAAGTTTCCCGAGCCGCTGTTGAACACGCCGAAGACCATCACGGTGCTCTCCAAGGAAGTTCTGGCCGACGAGAACGCCACCACGCTGAGGCAGGCGGTGCTGAGCACGGCCGGCGTGACGCTGGGTACCGGCGAGGGCGGCAATGCCTTCGGCGACCGCTTCTTCATCCGCGGCTTCGACGCCCGCAACGACGTCTTCCTCGACGGTATCCGCGACGCCGGCGTCAGCGTTCGCGAAAACTTCTTCACCGAGCAGGTCGAGATCCTGCGCGGTCCGGGTTCGACCTTTGCCGGTCGTGGCACCGCTGGCGGCGCGATCAACATCGTGACCAAGCAGGCGACGACGGAAAAAAGCTTCTACAACATGGACACCACGCTTGGGACCGACAGCACCAAGCGTGTCGTGCTCGACGTCAACCAGGTGATCAGCCCGACCTTTGCGGTTCGCGCCGCCGGCCTGTTCCAGGACGCGACCGTCGCCGGCCGTAACAACAGCAAGGACGATCGCGACGGCCAGTTCATCACGGCGAAATGGACCCCGCTGGATTCGGTGACGGTGTACGGAAACTATATCCACACCAACCTGCACGGCATGCCGGATTTCGGCGTGCCGTATTTCCGGCCGGGCGGCACGGGCTCTAGCACCCAGCAGTTCACGTCCACCGCCGGCGGCCCGTACACCGATTTCGGTGTCAACCGGAATACATTCTACGGCCTGGTCTTCCGTGACTATTACAGCATCAAGCAGGACATCGGCACCGTCGGCGGCGAGATCATGATCACGCCGGACCTGACGCTGAGCAACAAGACCCGGTACCAGCGTTCAGTGCAGGACTATATCGGAACGCTTCCGGAGCAGCCGAACACACTCACAGGCTTGCTGAACCTCAATCCGCAGAGTCGCTATCAGGTGACCGAAAACACCGCCAACCAGACCGAACTGACCTACAAGTTCAATACTTTCGGCTGGAAGCACACCGCGCTCGCCGGCGTCGAAGTCTCGCGCGAGATTTCGAGCATCGACAGATATACCGGGCTCAGTTCGGAAGCGCTCGGCAATCAGGGAGCGCCGAGCGGCACCATCACAGGGGCGAGTATCTTCTATCCGCAGTACACGTATTTCCAGCCCACCAGCAGCCCGCAATGGACAGGCCTTCCGACCAGAGTCGCCATCGATACCCAGAGCGTCTATGCGATGGATAGCGCCAACTACAACGACAAGATCATCCTCAACGGCGGCGTTCGCTACGATAACTATGACGTCAAGGCGACTGGCTTTGGTACGGCCAGCGGCCAGTTGTCGCCCAATCTCTGGAATGCGCAGGAAGTGCGAAGCGGCATGCCGAACTTCAACCTCGGCCTGACGCTGAAGCCGATGCCGATCGGCAGTGTCTACGTCGCCTATGCGACGTCCACGAACCCGGTGGGCTCCGAATTCGACGGCACGTCAGCGCAATATGGGGGTCTCGCTGGTTTCCTCGCCGGAAACCCAAATCAGGTGTTCGGGCCGGAGAAGAACAAGGCGATCGAGGTCGGAACCAAGTGGGAGCTGTTTGACCGGCACATGCTGGTGACGGCGGCATTGTTCCAGACCGAGAAGGACAATGCGCGCGAGTCGCAAAACGTCACCACCGCGGCGCAAGCAGCCGCGATTCCGGGCTGCGCGTATACGCTCGTGTCTCCCGCCCCAGAGTCCTGCATCTCCGCCGGGGCGGCGTATCGCATCCGCGGTATCGACCTCGGCATGGGCGGCAAGATCACCGACAGATGGAGCATGATGGCCGGCCTCGTGCTGATGCAATCGGAGGTGACGAATTCGCAACTCAGGGTGACCCCCCAGCCGTTGCTCTATGCGAGCAATGTCGGACTGCCGCTGGCCAACGTCGCGCATCAGTCGTTCAGCTTGCTCACCAAGTATCAGCTCAACGATGTCTGGGAACTCGGCGGCCAGGCGGTGTACCGGTCGAAGATCTATGGCGGTACTTTCCTCGCCGCCAACCAGGGCACGTCGCTTCCAAGCTACTGGCGCTTCGACGCCTTTGCGGAAGCCAAGCTCGACAAGAACTGGACGGCGAAACTGTTCGTCGCCAACCTCACCAACAAGCTCTACTATGATGCGCTCTACCAAAGCGCCGCGCCCTTCGTTCTGGTCGCGCCGGGTCGGAGTGTGAGCATGGTGATCTCGGCACGCTACTAA
- a CDS encoding Fe2+-dependent dioxygenase, protein MLICIPNVLSKADVADFRRIMDESDWEDGRSTAGAQSALVKRNEQLPPDSEVARTLGNRVLSALTASPKFISAAIPLQIFPPLFNRYVASDGHHFGVHVDNAVRGDRLTGLRIRTDLSVTLFLSEPEEYDGGELVVEDLYGSHEIKLAAGDLVLYPASSLHLVTPVTRGMRVASFFWLQSMVRDAHARSLIFDLDTAIQALVERLGRDDPETVKLTGIYHNLIRYWAEV, encoded by the coding sequence ATGCTGATTTGCATCCCCAACGTACTAAGCAAGGCCGATGTGGCGGACTTCCGCCGCATCATGGATGAATCCGACTGGGAGGACGGCCGCTCCACGGCCGGCGCGCAGTCGGCGCTGGTCAAGCGGAACGAACAACTGCCGCCGGACAGCGAGGTCGCGCGCACGCTCGGCAATCGCGTGCTGTCGGCGCTGACGGCCAGCCCGAAATTCATTTCAGCGGCGATTCCGCTGCAGATCTTTCCGCCGCTGTTCAACCGCTATGTCGCTTCTGACGGCCACCATTTCGGCGTCCATGTCGACAACGCGGTGCGGGGAGACCGTCTCACCGGCCTGCGGATCCGGACCGACCTGTCGGTCACGTTGTTTTTATCCGAGCCGGAGGAGTATGACGGCGGGGAACTGGTGGTCGAGGATCTCTACGGATCCCATGAAATCAAGCTCGCAGCCGGGGACCTAGTGCTTTATCCTGCGTCTAGTTTGCATCTGGTCACGCCGGTCACGCGAGGTATGCGTGTCGCGTCTTTTTTCTGGTTGCAGAGCATGGTACGGGATGCGCACGCCCGCAGCCTGATCTTCGACCTTGATACCGCGATACAGGCCTTGGTGGAGCGGCTCGGACGAGATGACCCTGAAACGGTCAAATTGACCGGCATTTATCACAACCTGATCCGCTACTGGGCCGAAGTATGA
- the exbB gene encoding tonB-system energizer ExbB produces the protein MMTSLSRVTFAVIPALAMLWLASPVSAQQAQPKAGPAATAAPVVQAAPVGSQPAAPLQAAPPVQTPAPPAATAPTAAAPASDAAAPPVEREGRLLKAAAVELREFSPWSMFVSADVVVKAVMIGLAFASLVTWTIFIAKMIELSVVQRNLRAALGKIADARSLAEAQFALGSKGSVLFSLLAAAMREARMSAGISSDAGIKERAASSFGEIVRAEARRIRLGMGLLATIGATSPFVGLFGTVWGIMNSFIGISKSQTTNLAVVAPGIAEALLATAIGLVAAIPAVIIYNHFARVTKGYMEQVGRASGAAGRLLSRDLDRTHVSSVSGSHGRAAAE, from the coding sequence ATGATGACCTCACTTTCCCGCGTGACGTTTGCCGTGATCCCGGCGCTGGCAATGCTGTGGCTGGCCTCGCCCGTATCGGCCCAACAGGCCCAGCCGAAGGCGGGGCCCGCGGCGACGGCCGCGCCTGTGGTCCAGGCCGCCCCGGTTGGGTCGCAGCCCGCAGCACCGCTCCAGGCCGCACCGCCGGTTCAGACCCCGGCACCGCCGGCCGCTACTGCGCCGACCGCCGCGGCGCCGGCTTCGGACGCCGCAGCGCCACCGGTCGAGCGCGAAGGCAGACTGTTGAAAGCGGCTGCGGTCGAACTGCGCGAATTCTCGCCGTGGTCGATGTTCGTGTCGGCGGACGTGGTGGTGAAGGCCGTCATGATCGGCCTTGCCTTTGCTTCGCTGGTCACCTGGACAATCTTTATTGCCAAGATGATCGAACTGTCCGTCGTTCAGCGCAACCTGCGCGCGGCGCTCGGCAAGATTGCCGACGCGCGGTCGCTGGCGGAAGCGCAATTCGCGCTGGGCTCGAAGGGCAGCGTGCTGTTTTCATTGCTGGCGGCGGCGATGCGCGAGGCGCGGATGTCGGCAGGAATTTCCAGCGACGCCGGCATCAAGGAACGCGCCGCGTCAAGCTTTGGCGAAATCGTACGCGCCGAGGCGCGGCGGATCCGGCTGGGCATGGGATTGCTGGCGACGATCGGCGCGACCTCGCCCTTCGTCGGACTGTTCGGCACCGTCTGGGGCATCATGAACAGTTTTATTGGCATTTCGAAATCGCAGACCACGAACCTTGCCGTGGTGGCCCCCGGCATCGCCGAGGCGCTGCTTGCCACCGCGATCGGCCTCGTGGCGGCGATCCCGGCCGTCATCATCTACAATCACTTCGCGCGCGTCACTAAAGGCTATATGGAGCAGGTCGGCCGGGCCTCGGGCGCCGCGGGCCGGCTGTTGTCGCGCGATCTCGATCGCACCCATGTCAGCTCCGTCAGCGGTTCGCATGGCCGCGCAGCGGCGGAGTAG
- the exbD gene encoding TonB system transport protein ExbD: MGASLADTDLDDDSDFAESHEINVTPFIDVILVLLIIFMVAAPLSTVDLPIDLPTSTASPQKKPDKPTYVSIKPDLAVAIGENLVKRVDLVRSLDAMADASKDRFIFLRADRAVPYGELMDVLEILRSGGYSKIKLVALEGVPDAAAAQAAPAKP, from the coding sequence ATGGGCGCGTCGCTCGCAGACACCGACCTTGATGACGACAGCGATTTCGCGGAATCGCACGAGATCAACGTCACGCCGTTCATCGACGTCATTCTGGTCCTGCTGATCATCTTCATGGTGGCGGCGCCGCTGTCGACCGTCGACCTGCCGATCGACCTGCCGACATCGACCGCGAGCCCGCAGAAGAAGCCGGACAAGCCGACCTATGTCAGCATCAAGCCGGATCTTGCGGTCGCGATCGGGGAGAACCTGGTCAAACGGGTCGATCTGGTGCGTTCGCTGGATGCGATGGCTGATGCGAGCAAGGACCGCTTCATCTTCCTGCGCGCCGATCGCGCCGTGCCCTATGGCGAACTGATGGACGTGCTGGAAATCCTGCGTTCCGGCGGCTATTCCAAGATCAAGCTGGTGGCGCTCGAAGGCGTTCCGGATGCGGCGGCGGCGCAAGCGGCGCCGGCCAAACCTTAA
- a CDS encoding TonB family protein has translation MSGLDEQKPSRRLWVFAAVIALLLHAGGAALAIAHLQTDEPEESLGANAIEVGIELASVRREATDLPAGPDTDASAASPQLAEQKAEVKETDLPQDKPTEVDEADRVVTPNESKKPKEDDPKVAAVQTTASTESVAAEATATPSSDAIPEGTRSVAPAIGTGETAQRVRATWQKELLAHLDKHKRNPNLQKFKNTKVVVNLTLDRLGHVVATSIVESSGEPAYDAAALDMLKRSDPVPQPPPLVADEGLSFSVPVIFRVKGGKS, from the coding sequence GTGAGCGGCCTCGACGAGCAAAAACCATCCCGGCGGCTTTGGGTTTTTGCCGCGGTGATCGCGCTCCTGCTGCATGCCGGTGGCGCGGCATTGGCGATCGCGCATCTGCAGACCGATGAGCCCGAAGAGTCGCTCGGCGCCAACGCGATCGAGGTGGGAATAGAACTGGCGTCGGTGCGCCGCGAGGCGACCGACCTGCCGGCGGGGCCGGATACCGATGCTTCCGCGGCGTCGCCGCAACTTGCCGAGCAGAAGGCCGAGGTCAAGGAAACCGACCTACCGCAGGACAAGCCGACCGAGGTTGACGAGGCCGACCGGGTGGTGACGCCGAACGAGTCGAAAAAGCCAAAGGAAGATGACCCGAAAGTCGCCGCCGTTCAGACTACGGCCTCAACCGAATCCGTCGCGGCCGAAGCTACCGCCACGCCGAGTTCAGATGCCATTCCGGAGGGGACGCGCTCGGTCGCTCCGGCGATCGGAACCGGGGAAACGGCGCAGCGCGTGCGCGCGACCTGGCAGAAGGAACTGCTGGCCCATCTCGACAAGCACAAGCGCAATCCGAACCTGCAGAAGTTCAAGAATACCAAAGTCGTGGTCAACTTGACGCTGGACCGGCTCGGACACGTCGTCGCGACCAGCATCGTGGAGAGTTCCGGCGAACCCGCTTACGACGCCGCCGCGCTGGATATGCTCAAGCGTTCCGATCCCGTCCCGCAACCGCCGCCGCTGGTCGCCGACGAGGGGTTGAGTTTTTCCGTGCCGGTGATTTTCCGCGTCAAGGGCGGCAAGAGCTGA
- a CDS encoding integrase core domain-containing protein, with protein MRDNSYDRTIERNYLQKWRFLIPEYEAVKAGRSGTFRRVGDFYRHHGTCSQTFRKYYNRYLRSGAEADLLPQRRGPKWRERREPEGIEAEIVACRHRGMNRYEIHAALRERRDTLPSPSTIYRVLKRYQLNRRTPAMREEKRRIIKDKLGELGHVDLHQLPRDMFLAPPSSSAYIVSLLDSCSRLAWAEVITSKKALPVMFRTLKMINTLNVTYGLVFAEILSDNGSEFASRNHPEEHPFEAMLLELGIKHRYTRPYRPQTNGKVERFWRTLDDDVIDGATFDNLDHFANELFEYLIYYNNHRPHQALGGQTPKDFASTKTQATQSAN; from the coding sequence ATGCGCGACAACAGCTATGACCGGACGATTGAGCGCAATTACCTTCAGAAATGGCGGTTTCTGATCCCGGAGTATGAGGCGGTGAAGGCTGGCCGATCGGGCACATTTCGCCGGGTCGGCGATTTTTACCGTCATCACGGGACGTGCTCGCAGACCTTCCGGAAATATTACAACCGATATCTACGGAGCGGCGCGGAGGCTGACCTACTGCCGCAGCGCCGCGGGCCGAAGTGGCGCGAGCGGCGCGAACCGGAAGGTATCGAGGCCGAGATCGTCGCCTGCCGCCACCGTGGCATGAACCGTTACGAGATCCATGCCGCCTTGCGCGAGCGGCGCGATACGCTACCTTCGCCATCGACCATCTATCGGGTCCTGAAACGCTATCAGCTGAACCGCCGCACCCCGGCGATGCGTGAGGAGAAGCGCCGCATTATCAAGGACAAGCTCGGCGAATTGGGCCATGTCGATCTGCATCAGCTACCGCGTGACATGTTCCTCGCGCCACCCTCAAGCTCGGCCTACATTGTAAGCTTGCTCGATAGCTGCTCGCGGCTGGCCTGGGCCGAGGTCATCACCTCGAAGAAGGCGCTGCCGGTCATGTTCAGGACGCTGAAGATGATCAACACGCTCAACGTCACTTACGGACTGGTCTTCGCTGAAATCCTGTCCGACAACGGCTCCGAATTCGCCTCCCGCAATCACCCTGAAGAGCACCCCTTCGAGGCCATGCTGCTCGAACTCGGCATCAAGCACCGTTACACAAGACCCTACCGGCCGCAGACCAACGGCAAGGTCGAGCGCTTCTGGCGCACCCTGGACGACGACGTCATCGACGGCGCGACCTTCGACAACCTAGATCACTTCGCCAACGAGCTCTTCGAGTATCTGATCTACTACAACAACCACAGACCTCATCAGGCCCTTGGCGGACAGACCCCGAAAGACTTCGCTTCGACCAAAACTCAAGCCACTCAATCAGCGAATTAG
- a CDS encoding ABC transporter substrate-binding protein: MKRSIAALIMTTSLVLSGSALAQTMDKVVKVGSLGDQSGLYQDIGGPGSSVAAQMAIEDSGLLAKGWKIELISADHQNKPDVGTNIGKQWIDVEKVDVFVDLASSGVGLAIANLAKEKNVVNLNSGSASSDLTGAQCSPNTVHWVYDTWMLANGTGKALVKSGGDTWFFLTADYAFGHALERDTAAVVTANGGKVIGGVKHPLNNADFSSFLLQAQSSKAKIIGLANAGGDTTNAIKQAAEFGIVAGGQKLAGMLLFITDVHSLGLKVSQGLNFTETFYWDLNDQTRAFTKRFNEKFKKQPPTMVQAGVYSSLIHYFKALEALGGNPHDGRAVVAKMKELPTDDPLFGKGSIRADGRKIHPAYLFEVKKPEESKYPWDYYKLVATIPAEEAFIPLEKSVCPLVKKS; encoded by the coding sequence TTATCAGGCAGTGCGCTTGCGCAAACCATGGACAAGGTCGTCAAGGTCGGAAGCCTGGGAGACCAGTCGGGTCTCTACCAGGACATCGGCGGCCCCGGCTCGTCCGTCGCCGCCCAGATGGCGATCGAGGATTCCGGGCTACTGGCCAAGGGCTGGAAGATCGAACTGATCTCGGCCGATCACCAGAACAAGCCTGATGTCGGTACCAATATCGGCAAGCAGTGGATCGATGTCGAGAAGGTCGACGTGTTCGTCGATCTCGCGAGCTCCGGCGTCGGCCTCGCCATTGCCAACCTTGCCAAGGAAAAGAACGTCGTCAACCTCAACTCCGGCTCGGCCTCGTCCGACCTCACCGGCGCGCAGTGTTCGCCCAACACCGTGCACTGGGTCTACGACACCTGGATGCTCGCCAACGGCACCGGCAAGGCGCTGGTGAAATCCGGCGGCGACACCTGGTTCTTCCTGACCGCAGACTATGCGTTCGGTCATGCACTGGAGCGCGATACCGCCGCGGTCGTCACCGCCAATGGCGGCAAGGTGATCGGCGGCGTCAAGCATCCGCTCAACAATGCCGACTTCTCCTCGTTCCTGCTGCAGGCGCAGAGCTCGAAGGCCAAGATCATCGGCCTTGCCAATGCCGGCGGCGACACCACCAACGCGATCAAGCAGGCGGCGGAATTCGGCATCGTGGCCGGCGGGCAGAAGCTCGCGGGCATGCTGCTGTTCATCACCGACGTGCATTCGCTCGGCTTGAAGGTGTCCCAGGGCCTGAACTTCACCGAGACCTTCTACTGGGATCTGAACGACCAGACCCGCGCCTTCACCAAGCGCTTCAACGAGAAGTTCAAGAAGCAGCCCCCGACCATGGTCCAGGCCGGCGTCTATTCCTCGCTGATCCATTACTTCAAGGCGCTGGAAGCGCTCGGCGGCAATCCGCATGACGGCCGCGCCGTGGTCGCCAAGATGAAGGAACTGCCGACCGACGATCCCTTGTTCGGCAAGGGTTCGATCCGCGCCGACGGCCGCAAGATCCATCCGGCCTATCTTTTCGAGGTGAAGAAGCCCGAAGAGTCGAAGTATCCGTGGGACTACTACAAGCTCGTCGCCACCATCCCGGCCGAGGAAGCTTTCATCCCGCTCGAGAAGAGCGTCTGCCCGCTGGTGAAGAAGAGTTGA